Proteins co-encoded in one Setaria viridis chromosome 9, Setaria_viridis_v4.0, whole genome shotgun sequence genomic window:
- the LOC117841058 gene encoding probable membrane metalloprotease ARASP2, chloroplastic: MITTHLSPTPKLRCPSPLHSYSHHHLSVHFPLPGRRHRHLAKPASTAAAAPDLLASVESVASAASVLAAIVLVHESGHFLAAASRGIHVSQFSIGFGPALARFRLGPVEYALRAIPLGGYVGFPDDDPESGFAPDDPDLLRNRPVPDRLLVVSAGVAANLAFAFLIVYAQALTVGVPVQAQLPGVLVPEVLPGSSAARAGLLPGDIILAVPGAAPDPSVPVLVDLIKASPSKKVPITVSRTAPGAVDRQSVELTVVPDTSADGTGRIGVQLAPNFRVTRVRPQNLADATVLAVREFTLLTGTVFDGLRQTLLNFSQSAEKVSGPVAIIAVGAEVARSSADGLFQFAAVINLNLAAINLLPLPALDGGTLALILLEAARGGRKIPREVEQGIMSSGILVVLMIGMFLIVRDTLNLDFIKEIL, translated from the coding sequence ATGATTACCACCCATCTCTCCCCAACCCCCAAGCTCCGCTGCCCGTCCCCCCTCCATTCTTACTCCCATCACCACCTCTCCGTGCACTTCCCGCTCccgggccgccgccaccgccacctcgccaagcccgcctccaccgccgccgccgcgccggaccTTCTTGCCAGCGTCGAGTCCGTGGCCTCCGCGGCCTCCGTCCTTGCCGCCATCGTGCTGGTCCACGAGTCGGGCCACTTCCTCGCTGCGGCGTCGCGGGGCATCCACGTCTCCCAGTTCTCCATCGGCTTCGGCCCGGCGCTCGCCCGCTTCCGCCTCGGCCCCGTCGAGTACGCGCTCCGCGCCATCCCGCTCGGCGGCTACGTTGGCTTCCCCGACGACGACCCGGAGTCTGGCTTCGCGCCCGACGACCCCGACCTCCTCCGCAACCGCCCCGTCCCCGACCGCCTCCTCGTCGTgtccgccggcgtcgccgccaaCCTCGCCTTCGCCTTCCTCATCGTCTACGCGCAGGCGCTCACCGTCGGCGTCCCCGTCCAGGCGCAGCTCCCCGGGGTGCTGGTCCCCGAGGTCCTCCCTGGCTCttcggccgcgcgcgcgggccTCCTCCCCGGGGACATCATCCTCGCCgtccccggcgccgcgccggacCCGTCCGTGCCCGTCCTCGTCGACCTCATCAAGGCCAGCCCCAGCAAGAAGGTGCCCATCACCGTCTCAAGAACCGCGCCCGGGGCGGTCGACAGGCAATCCGTTGAGCTCACAGTCGTGCCGGACACCAGCGCCGATGgcaccgggcgcatcggcgtgcagctggcgcccaactTCCGGGTCACGCGCGTGCGCCCCCAGAACCTGGCCGACGCTACCGTCCTCGCCGTGCGAGAGTTCACGCTCTTGACCGGGACGGTGTTCGACGGGCTCAGGCAGACATTGCTCAACTTCTCGCAGTCAGCGGAGAAGGTGTCTGGCCCTGTGGCCATCATTGCAGTCGGAGCAGAGGTGGCCAGGTCAAGCGCAGACGGGCTTTTTCAGTTTGCAGCAGTGATCAACCTCAACCTTGCAGCAATAAACTTGTTGCCGTTGCCAGCATTAGATGGTGGGACGTTAGCGTTGATCCTTCTTGAGGCGGCCCGTGGCGGTCGCAAGATTCCCCGTGAAGTTGAGCAGGGGATCATGTCTTCAGGAATATTGGTGGTGCTGATGATTGGCATGTTCCTCATTGTGCGCGACACGCTCAATCTTGACTTCATCAAGGAGATTTTGTGA
- the LOC117837184 gene encoding uncharacterized protein codes for MERSPGAALTSSPEEEEEKTADGHAGEEAAAEQEQEEEAAAPVVLKKGPWTTAEDAMLVDHVRRHGEGNWNAVQRLTGLLRCGKSCRLRWTNHLRPNLKKGSFSPDEELLIAQLHAQLGNKWARMAAHLPGRTDNEIKNYWNTRTKRRQRAGLPVYPPEVQLQLALAKRRRYDELSPLSGTAVNVQGALDAAAAAAGYTSSRPAPLDLARQLAATSQTVQFLSPTPFSAPSSPWAKPFARNAQYFQLAHSSPVSPSTPTGPLHPVTPDLSLGYGVRGADQQSRLAPLSPSPGPRVELPSNQFGQAMPPTSAAAAGLGGGAALPDQHQNAASLEKMLQELHDAIKVDPPALAPANGDAARPGGGSGAVLERHGGRENKSGGQHRVDDMETLFDLMIPTLNAPETVQVPPAAAPNHSSSTSQHSSDDQDPSTVDLGVDLPVAGGGGSSDQDWGLDGVCQWSNMSRIC; via the exons ATGGAGAGGAGCCCCGGCGCGGCGTTGACATCATcacccgaggaggaggaggagaagacggCGGATGGCCATgctggcgaggaggcggcggcggaacaggagcaggaggaggaggcggcggcgccggtggtgctGAAGAAGGGGCCCTGGACCACGGCGGAGGACGCCATGCTCGTGGACCACGTCCGGCGCCACGGCGAGGGGAACTGGAACGCCGTGCAGCGGCTGACCGGCCTCCTCCGctgcggcaagagctgccgcCTCCGCTGGACCAACCACCTCCGCCCCAACCTCAAGAAGGGCTCCTTCTCCCCCGACGAGGAGCTCCTCATCGCCCAGCTCCACGCGCAGCTCGGCAACAAGTGGGCGCGCATGGCCGCGCAT CTGCCGGGGAGGacggacaacgagatcaagaactactggaacacGAGGACCAAGCGCCGCCAGCGAGCCGGCCTGCCCGTGTACCCGCCGGAGGTGCAGCTCCAGCTCGCGCTCGCCAAGCGCCGCCGTTACGACGAGCTCTCGCCGCTGTCGGGGACGGCGGTCAATGTCCAGGGCgcgctggacgccgccgccgccgcggccgggtaCACCAGCTCCCGGCCGGCGCCGCTCGACCTGGCTCGCCAGCTCGCCGCGACGAGCCAGACGGTGCAGTTCCTCTCCCCGACGCCGTTCTCTGCGCCTTCGTCCCCGTGGGCGAAGCCGTTCGCGCGGAACGCCCAGTACTTCCAGCTCGCGCACTCGTCGCCCGtgtcgccgtcgacgccgacCGGGCCGCTGCACCCCGTCACGCCGGACCTGTCCCTCGGCTACGGCGTGCGCGGCGCCGACCAGCAGAGCAGGCTAGCGCCGCTCTCGCCGTCCCCTGGCCCCAGAGTGGAGCTCCCTTCAAACCAATTCGGCCAGGCGATGCCGCCgacctcggccgccgccgccggcttaggcggcggtgcggcgctGCCGGATCAGCACCAGAACGCGGCGAGCCTGGAGAAGATGCTGCAGGAGCTGCACGACGCCATCAAGGTCGACCCGCCGGCGCTGGCCCCGGCGAACGGAGACGCCgcgcgccccggcggcggcagcggcgctgtCCTGGAGCGGCATGGTGGCAGAG AGAACAAATCGGGCGGCCAGCATAGGGTTGACGACATGGAGACGCTGTTCGACCTGATGATCCCGACGCTCAACGCGCCGGAGACCGTGCAGGTGCCGCCGGCAGCTGCGCCCAACCACTCCAGCTCGACCTCGCAGCACAGCAGCGACGACCAGGACCCGTCCACCGTCGACCTCGGCGTGGACCTGCCggtcgccggtggcggcggctcgtcggacCAGGACTGGGGCCTCGACGGCGTCTGCCAGTGGAGCAACATGTCCAGGATCTGCTGA
- the LOC140221405 gene encoding uncharacterized protein yields MGDEDKAKHQIALIEEEKNIEALSKPPDWLPDGWIMEVYRGEDGTINRYYTSPISGYTFNMKSEVLDYLFSQTDERILESKESGAENTFQKEHKWLPKGWVMEIRAGGEKMDKMYKFYVYPKTGVRLLSKQDVLLYINEATVSKCDTNGQCNTSSEANLLAIVDFHPSGLPEGWVKELVFRKTKEGLIRRDPYYTDPASSYTFRTLKSALCFVETGKISKRAFIQRISVHDLYSFDKSADLHKMVTPLAQIRHMSRKKKTSEAGRLKAKKQPTQGLSTVQQEGPHN; encoded by the exons ATGGGTGACGAGGATAAGGCAAAGCATCAGATTGCTTTGATTGAGGAGGAAAAGAATATTGAAGCTTTATCGAAGCCCCCAGATTGGCTCCctgatggatggatcatggaagTCTACCGTGGGGAAGATGGTACCATTAATCGG TATTACACTTCTCCAATATCGGGTTACACATTCAACATGAAGTCAGAGGTGTTGGACTACCTTTTTTCTCAAACAGATGAGCGTATACTGGAATCAAAGGAAAGTGGTGCAGAAAACACCTTTCAG AAAGAACACAAATGGCTTCCAAAGGGGTGGGTGATGGAGATCAGAGCCGGTGGGGAGAAGATGGACAAGATGTACAAG TTTTATGTTTACCCAAAGACTGGAGTGCGACTGCTATCAAAACAAGATGTTCTTCTGTATATCAATGAGGCAACGGTCTCAAAGTGTGATACAAATGGACAATGTAACACCAGTTCTGAAGCTAAT CTACTTGCAATAGTGGACTTTCACCCAAGTGGATTGCCAGAAGGATGGGTAAAAGAGCTAGTATTTAGAAAGACAAAGGAAGGACTCATCAGGAGAGATCCG TATTACACGGATCCTGCTAGCTCCTACACATTCCGTACGCTGAAATCTGCACTATGCTTCGTAGAAACCGGAAAAATTTCCAAGCGTGCTTTTATTCAAAGGATAAGTGTTCATGACCTGTACTCTTTTGACAAGTCTGCAGATTTG CACAAGATGGTGACACCTCTGGCTCAGATTCGCCATATGAGCCGGAAGAAGAAAACATCAGAAGCAGGAAGGCTAAAGGCAAAGAAGCAACCAACTCAAGGACTATCAACCGTTCAACAGGAAGGCCCCCACAATTGA